The following proteins come from a genomic window of Gimesia chilikensis:
- a CDS encoding GTP-binding protein, which yields MSHQIKFIMVGGFLGAGKTTTLGRLAKHYTDQGLNVGVVTNDQAADLVDTNSLRSQGLNVGEVAGACFCCHFNSLMDTIGELGSQQRPDVILAEPVGSCTDLVATVIQPIKQLYDADFKIQPYAVLMKPSHGLKILKNEQGSGFSPKAAYILKKQLEEADLILINRIDELSEEAVEELTTLVNEQFPGTPVLRTSALTGAGFEGLIEFLEQEGDFGGKILDIDYDIYAEGEAELGWLNSSVHVSAENEFSLDQLLLAVISHLQTSFREQGVETAHLKVIGLWEGFFGVSNLVSNDSEPKLSLASDCTVKEVDLIVNARVACDPDALTEQVMKVLEQCAGALNAKLEFNQTQSFRPGRPVPTHRYATPK from the coding sequence ATGTCACATCAAATCAAATTTATCATGGTGGGTGGGTTTTTAGGAGCAGGAAAAACCACCACGCTCGGACGGCTGGCAAAGCATTACACGGATCAGGGATTGAACGTCGGTGTGGTTACCAACGATCAGGCGGCGGATCTGGTTGATACGAACTCACTGCGTTCCCAGGGGCTGAATGTCGGAGAAGTCGCAGGTGCCTGTTTCTGCTGCCATTTTAATTCGCTGATGGACACCATTGGCGAACTTGGTTCACAACAGAGGCCGGACGTAATTCTGGCCGAACCGGTCGGCAGTTGCACCGACCTGGTAGCCACTGTGATTCAGCCCATCAAGCAGTTGTACGATGCCGATTTCAAAATCCAACCTTATGCCGTGCTGATGAAACCCAGCCATGGTCTGAAAATTCTGAAAAACGAGCAGGGTTCCGGATTCTCACCGAAGGCAGCGTATATTCTGAAGAAGCAGCTGGAAGAGGCAGATCTGATTCTCATCAATCGGATCGATGAATTATCTGAAGAAGCCGTGGAAGAACTGACAACGCTGGTCAATGAACAGTTTCCCGGAACACCTGTCCTGCGGACATCCGCTCTGACGGGGGCAGGCTTTGAAGGATTGATCGAATTTCTGGAACAGGAAGGTGATTTCGGCGGTAAAATTCTGGACATTGATTATGATATCTATGCGGAAGGTGAAGCAGAGCTGGGCTGGTTGAACAGCAGCGTGCATGTTTCAGCTGAGAACGAGTTCTCCCTGGATCAGCTGTTGCTGGCTGTGATCAGTCATTTGCAGACTTCGTTCCGCGAACAGGGGGTAGAAACCGCTCACCTGAAAGTGATCGGTTTGTGGGAAGGATTTTTTGGTGTCTCGAACCTGGTCAGTAACGACAGTGAACCGAAGCTGTCACTGGCATCCGACTGCACGGTCAAGGAAGTTGATCTGATTGTGAACGCCCGCGTGGCCTGCGATCCAGACGCGTTGACCGAGCAGGTCATGAAGGTCCTGGAGCAGTGTGCCGGGGCTTTGAATGCGAAGCTGGAGTTCAATCAGACTCAGAGTTTTCGCCCGGGTCGACCAGTGCCCACTCATCGGTATGCGACACCCAAGTAA
- the mutY gene encoding A/G-specific adenine glycosylase, with the protein MSELNDLFDAGRRQRFRRGLQAWYAVHQRDLPWRNIDDPYKVWISEIMLQQTVVAAVIPYFEKFMDRFPDVQTLAAAEEGEVLQYWEGLGYYSRARNIHKAARVITEERDGAFPRDVDGLQALPGIGRYTAGAICSFAYDQRAPIVEANTLRLYSRLIGLELDPRSKSGQEQLWEFAELILPRKAPGAFNQALMDLGSLVCTPQNPQCAECPVSACCEAFLTQRQQQIPVPKARPVITPLTDASVAVFDGQNVLIRQRTAGERWAGLWDFPRFTLEELNGTPHPAAPRKKSSREQLLFDEEMETGNNIAEIPEGLNASVIPQLEAYVREHSGVAASIRQFAQEIRHSVTRYKIRLLCFIAEVEADEALESSEYRWVPVSELGEYPLSVTGRKFAQLLAGQVGG; encoded by the coding sequence ATGTCTGAGTTAAATGATCTGTTTGACGCTGGTCGACGGCAGCGGTTTCGACGTGGACTGCAGGCCTGGTATGCCGTACATCAGCGGGATCTTCCCTGGCGGAATATTGACGATCCCTACAAAGTCTGGATCAGCGAGATCATGTTGCAGCAGACCGTGGTTGCTGCGGTGATCCCCTATTTCGAAAAGTTTATGGATCGCTTTCCCGATGTGCAGACTCTGGCTGCTGCTGAAGAGGGTGAAGTGCTGCAGTACTGGGAGGGGCTGGGTTACTACAGTCGCGCTCGGAACATTCATAAAGCGGCCCGGGTGATTACCGAGGAACGCGACGGCGCCTTTCCGAGGGACGTCGATGGTCTGCAGGCGCTGCCCGGAATCGGCAGATATACCGCTGGAGCCATCTGTTCGTTCGCCTATGATCAGCGGGCACCGATTGTAGAGGCGAATACACTCCGCCTGTATTCGCGATTAATCGGGCTGGAGTTGGATCCCCGCTCAAAATCCGGACAGGAGCAGTTGTGGGAATTCGCAGAGTTGATTCTGCCTCGCAAGGCACCAGGAGCATTTAACCAGGCGTTGATGGATTTGGGGAGTCTGGTCTGTACGCCTCAGAATCCACAGTGTGCCGAGTGTCCGGTAAGTGCCTGTTGTGAAGCGTTTCTCACGCAGCGACAGCAGCAGATTCCGGTTCCTAAAGCGCGGCCGGTGATTACTCCTCTGACGGATGCTTCGGTCGCAGTTTTCGACGGGCAGAATGTACTGATTCGGCAGCGGACAGCAGGCGAACGCTGGGCGGGGCTCTGGGATTTTCCCAGATTCACTCTGGAAGAGCTCAATGGTACTCCGCATCCGGCTGCCCCCCGTAAGAAATCCTCCCGGGAGCAGTTGCTGTTCGATGAGGAAATGGAAACGGGTAACAACATCGCGGAAATTCCGGAGGGGTTGAACGCGTCTGTGATTCCTCAGTTGGAGGCGTATGTGCGCGAGCACTCAGGCGTGGCAGCTTCGATTCGTCAATTCGCTCAGGAGATCCGTCACAGTGTGACGCGATACAAGATTCGGCTGTTGTGTTTTATCGCCGAGGTCGAAGCGGACGAAGCTCTGGAGTCATCCGAATATCGGTGGGTGCCTGTGAGTGAATTGGGCGAATATCCCCTGTCAGTCACGGGGCGAAAGTTTGCGCAACTGCTGGCCGGGCAGGTGGGGGGCTGA
- a CDS encoding division/cell wall cluster transcriptional repressor MraZ, with product MSGETFITGEIKRTVDDRFRISLPADMAQAVTDESGETMLTKERAGCLSLWKASDWQSRHDQGVDLIKQKIQAHRLENRWDEVQRLGRLLSTRNRTIQLANRSRCTIPEGFREFLGVQPNQEVMIVGAVICVEIWNLSAWQNLLEQDMPEFGTLFKELSG from the coding sequence ATGAGCGGTGAAACTTTTATCACAGGAGAGATCAAACGGACGGTCGACGACCGTTTCCGGATTTCGCTCCCTGCTGATATGGCTCAAGCCGTGACTGACGAATCTGGGGAAACGATGCTCACCAAAGAGCGTGCTGGCTGCCTCAGCCTCTGGAAAGCCTCCGACTGGCAATCCAGACATGATCAGGGAGTTGACCTGATCAAACAGAAGATTCAGGCTCATCGCCTGGAGAATCGCTGGGATGAGGTGCAACGCCTGGGGCGACTGCTGTCGACCCGGAACCGCACGATTCAGTTGGCCAATCGTTCTCGCTGCACAATTCCGGAAGGATTTCGCGAGTTCCTGGGAGTCCAACCCAACCAGGAGGTCATGATTGTTGGCGCAGTGATCTGCGTCGAAATCTGGAATCTCTCGGCCTGGCAGAATCTGCTCGAACAGGACATGCCTGAATTCGGCACACTCTTCAAAGAGCTCTCTGGTTAA
- a CDS encoding Gfo/Idh/MocA family protein: protein MSEAPKDISSRREFLKNSSRLAAGASVLAGTSIPHVHAAEDNTIKIALVGCGGRGTGAASNALSTTSGPIKLVAMADVFDHRLNTSYNSLKKIHGDKVDVPDSQKFIGFDGYEKAISCLGPGDVVLLVTPPAFRWVHFGYAIEKGINVFMEKPITVDGPSTRKMLELGKKSVEKNLKVGVGLMCRHCKARQELYDRIKDGQIGDVLELRAYRMAGLTGSAATGPQPPDMKSELLYQISRFHGFLWASGGGYSDFLIHNIDESCWMKDAWPVQADGSGGRHYRGDNVDQNFDNYSVEYTFADGTKLFLRGRTIPGCRQKFASFAHGTKGLAVISTSAHHPAKPRIYKGYNEDKDNLLWEFPQPEPNPYQIEWDDLITAIREDQPYNEVQRGAEASLVTAMGRMAAHTGQIVTYDEMLNCKQEFAPDVDKLTMDSPAPVIARADGSYPVPLPGILKHREY, encoded by the coding sequence ATGAGTGAAGCGCCCAAGGACATCTCATCACGTCGCGAATTTTTAAAGAATTCCAGTCGACTTGCTGCAGGGGCTTCTGTGCTGGCAGGCACGTCAATTCCGCACGTACATGCTGCCGAAGATAACACAATTAAAATCGCCCTGGTTGGCTGTGGCGGACGTGGTACCGGAGCTGCTTCCAACGCGCTCTCCACCACCAGCGGCCCCATTAAACTCGTCGCGATGGCAGACGTCTTCGACCATCGCCTCAATACCAGCTACAACAGCCTGAAGAAAATCCACGGCGACAAAGTCGATGTTCCCGACAGCCAGAAATTCATCGGTTTTGATGGCTACGAGAAAGCAATCAGCTGTCTCGGTCCGGGAGATGTGGTACTGCTCGTCACCCCTCCCGCTTTCCGCTGGGTTCACTTCGGTTACGCCATCGAAAAAGGCATCAACGTCTTCATGGAAAAACCGATCACAGTCGACGGTCCCAGTACCCGCAAGATGCTTGAGCTTGGCAAAAAGTCTGTTGAGAAGAACCTCAAGGTTGGCGTCGGTCTGATGTGCCGGCACTGTAAAGCACGCCAGGAACTTTACGATCGTATCAAAGATGGTCAGATTGGCGATGTCCTCGAACTGCGGGCCTATCGTATGGCCGGTCTCACCGGTTCTGCTGCCACCGGCCCCCAGCCGCCTGACATGAAAAGCGAACTCCTGTATCAGATCTCCCGCTTCCATGGTTTCCTCTGGGCCAGCGGTGGTGGATACAGTGACTTCCTGATCCACAACATCGACGAAAGCTGCTGGATGAAAGATGCCTGGCCGGTTCAAGCCGATGGATCGGGTGGACGCCATTACCGGGGCGATAACGTCGACCAGAACTTCGACAATTACAGCGTCGAATACACGTTCGCCGATGGAACCAAACTCTTCCTGCGTGGTCGTACGATTCCCGGCTGTCGCCAGAAGTTTGCCAGTTTTGCGCACGGCACCAAGGGACTGGCAGTGATTTCAACCTCGGCTCACCACCCGGCGAAACCCCGGATCTACAAAGGCTATAATGAGGATAAGGACAATCTTCTCTGGGAATTCCCACAGCCTGAGCCAAACCCGTATCAGATCGAATGGGACGATCTGATTACCGCCATTCGTGAGGATCAACCTTACAACGAAGTTCAGCGCGGTGCGGAAGCCAGCCTGGTTACCGCCATGGGTCGTATGGCCGCCCACACAGGGCAGATCGTTACCTACGATGAAATGCTGAACTGCAAACAGGAGTTCGCTCCCGATGTAGATAAACTGACCATGGACTCGCCCGCTCCGGTGATCGCCCGTGCCGACGGATCGTACCCCGTCCCACTGCCGGGTATCCTGAAGCACCGTGAGTATTAA
- a CDS encoding DUF1571 domain-containing protein, translating to MVKQFAYQTRIVLGRQMGKVAAFTGVLALALTASLTQVNNLHAETPSSGHALDPAIRLAMQSYETTADIKDFQGTFIKREKVGRRMQPTHTMQIKFREKPLSVYLNFLNPHEGREVIYFHGRNGNQILAHETGIKGLVGTVSLQPNSPQAMDESRYPITTIGIRKMLYQILKQWNEERKQDAGVAVKYFPDAKLGNMQCKVLQTSYPQQRQGIRFQMTRLYIDKATNLPVRVEQYDWPTRRNAKPELVEEYTYSNIRTNVGLTDADFDPQNPNYNF from the coding sequence ATGGTAAAACAATTCGCTTACCAAACGCGCATCGTTCTGGGTCGCCAGATGGGGAAAGTGGCAGCGTTCACTGGAGTTCTTGCTCTCGCCCTGACCGCCAGCCTCACTCAGGTCAATAACCTGCACGCTGAAACCCCCAGTTCAGGCCATGCTCTGGATCCGGCCATCCGCCTGGCAATGCAGAGCTACGAAACAACGGCTGACATCAAAGACTTTCAGGGGACCTTCATCAAACGTGAAAAAGTAGGACGCAGAATGCAGCCTACTCACACGATGCAGATCAAGTTTCGTGAAAAACCACTCAGCGTCTATCTGAACTTCCTTAATCCTCATGAAGGACGTGAAGTGATCTACTTCCATGGTCGCAATGGAAACCAGATCCTCGCACACGAGACCGGCATCAAAGGTCTGGTCGGTACCGTCTCTCTGCAGCCTAACAGCCCGCAGGCCATGGATGAAAGCCGCTACCCGATCACAACCATCGGCATTCGCAAAATGCTGTACCAGATTCTGAAACAATGGAATGAAGAACGGAAACAGGATGCTGGCGTTGCTGTCAAATACTTCCCGGATGCCAAACTGGGCAACATGCAGTGCAAAGTTCTGCAGACCAGCTACCCGCAACAGCGTCAGGGAATCCGCTTCCAGATGACCCGGCTCTACATCGACAAAGCAACCAACCTGCCCGTACGCGTCGAACAGTATGACTGGCCGACACGTCGCAATGCGAAACCAGAACTGGTGGAAGAATACACCTACTCCAACATCCGCACTAACGTTGGTCTGACCGATGCTGACTTCGATCCGCAGAACCCGAATTACAACTTCTAA
- a CDS encoding nucleoside permease, with product MSSQQSPLSIGIRLSIMMFLEFFVWGAWYVTVGNYMGANGMGDAIYWAYTVGPIAAIVSPFILGMVADRFFSSERVLAVLMVIGGAALYYAPHVVGPDGEGSKTFILLLLLHMLCYMPTLGLTNTIAFSHLKNQEVWFPLVRVFGTLGWIVANIVVSKFMQADMTPKPLFVAGAAAVLMGIYSLTLPHTPPPSKGKEISIRDILGLDSLALLKDRSFLVFMVSSLLICIPLAAYYAYAPVFVADAGIANPAFKMSFGQMSEVLFMVLMPFFFKSLGVKRMLLFGMFAWVVRYGLFAAGATDGVVWMIVIGILLHGICYDFFFVTGQIYVDQKAGPSIRAQAQGFLVFATQGVGMLLGALISGNLINTIVTGEGAAKLQNWKEFWIIPTVAALVIMVLFFLLFKDSPQAPQEVSEEDVAKAAGAEEMV from the coding sequence ATGTCCTCACAACAATCGCCACTCAGCATTGGTATTCGTCTCTCAATTATGATGTTCCTGGAGTTCTTCGTCTGGGGAGCCTGGTATGTGACCGTTGGTAACTACATGGGAGCCAACGGAATGGGGGATGCGATTTACTGGGCTTACACTGTAGGGCCGATCGCGGCGATCGTCTCACCTTTTATCCTGGGTATGGTTGCAGACCGCTTTTTCTCTTCTGAACGCGTCCTGGCCGTGCTGATGGTCATCGGTGGTGCGGCACTCTATTACGCTCCGCACGTTGTAGGACCTGATGGGGAAGGGAGTAAAACATTCATCCTGTTACTGCTGTTACACATGCTGTGTTACATGCCAACCCTGGGGCTGACCAATACGATTGCTTTTTCGCATCTCAAGAATCAGGAAGTCTGGTTCCCGCTGGTCCGTGTGTTCGGGACCCTGGGCTGGATTGTCGCTAACATCGTGGTCAGTAAATTCATGCAAGCCGACATGACTCCCAAACCGCTGTTCGTGGCTGGTGCAGCTGCAGTGCTGATGGGGATTTACAGTCTGACCCTGCCACACACTCCGCCACCGTCTAAAGGCAAAGAAATTTCAATTCGGGATATTCTCGGACTGGATTCGCTGGCACTGCTGAAAGATCGATCTTTTCTGGTCTTCATGGTCAGCTCACTGCTGATCTGTATTCCCCTGGCAGCTTATTACGCTTACGCACCGGTGTTTGTCGCTGATGCCGGAATTGCGAACCCTGCATTTAAGATGTCCTTCGGTCAGATGTCCGAAGTGTTGTTCATGGTGCTGATGCCCTTCTTCTTCAAATCCCTGGGAGTCAAACGCATGCTGCTGTTCGGCATGTTCGCCTGGGTTGTCCGTTATGGCCTGTTTGCCGCTGGAGCAACTGATGGCGTTGTCTGGATGATTGTCATCGGGATTCTGCTGCACGGTATCTGTTACGACTTCTTCTTCGTGACAGGTCAGATCTATGTCGATCAGAAAGCGGGTCCCTCAATTCGTGCTCAGGCCCAGGGTTTTCTGGTATTCGCGACCCAGGGGGTTGGGATGTTGCTGGGGGCACTGATCAGCGGAAACCTGATCAATACGATTGTGACCGGCGAAGGGGCAGCCAAACTGCAGAACTGGAAAGAGTTCTGGATCATTCCGACCGTAGCAGCGCTGGTGATTATGGTCCTGTTCTTCCTGTTGTTTAAGGATTCTCCACAGGCACCTCAAGAAGTCAGCGAAGAAGATGTCGCGAAGGCCGCTGGTGCCGAAGAGATGGTCTAA
- a CDS encoding OmpH family outer membrane protein → MKKLMTSATVLAIVGCFACFTETASAQNNAPSKTSSVVHKVGLIDMAHVFKNYEKFTALREELKTEIQQSDAKAKAMAEQIQAVQKEMQDFKQGSPEYLAREKQLAQAASDFEAFRKVAQRDFLRKESRIYHTIYMEVTETVQKYAKIYNYTLIMRFNRESLDTDDPKKLIQGMNRQVVFHRADDDITLSVLDYLNRNYKSQAGAAGGSATRPTPGKTRQ, encoded by the coding sequence GTGAAAAAATTAATGACATCTGCTACAGTTCTTGCCATTGTTGGTTGCTTTGCCTGTTTCACCGAAACAGCATCAGCACAAAACAATGCTCCCAGCAAGACCTCTTCTGTGGTACACAAAGTGGGCCTGATTGATATGGCTCATGTGTTCAAGAACTACGAGAAATTCACCGCCCTGCGTGAAGAGCTCAAAACTGAAATTCAGCAGAGCGATGCCAAAGCGAAAGCCATGGCAGAGCAGATTCAGGCTGTTCAGAAAGAGATGCAGGATTTCAAACAGGGCAGCCCTGAGTACCTGGCTCGCGAAAAACAGCTGGCCCAGGCCGCTTCCGACTTCGAAGCATTCCGTAAAGTTGCACAGCGTGATTTTCTGCGGAAAGAATCCCGGATCTATCACACCATTTACATGGAAGTGACTGAAACGGTTCAGAAGTACGCAAAGATCTACAACTATACTCTGATCATGCGGTTTAATCGCGAAAGCCTCGACACCGATGATCCCAAGAAACTGATCCAGGGTATGAATCGCCAGGTGGTATTTCACCGTGCTGACGATGACATCACTCTGTCCGTTCTGGACTACCTGAACCGCAACTACAAGAGCCAGGCAGGTGCTGCCGGTGGTTCTGCTACTCGTCCGACTCCCGGCAAAACCCGGCAGTAG
- a CDS encoding UDP-3-O-acyl-N-acetylglucosamine deacetylase yields the protein MRTRQQRTLARSVQCRGVGIFTNSDVKIRFFPAPENHGIQFVRTDLSGSKPIPALIENAVFRQRRTAIEFEDASVEMIEHVMAALAGLQIDNCRVEINAPEAPCFDGSALELSEEFLEAGIVEQPFPRKVISIQQPVTVENEAGSFIQARPLNRSVMAIGYYLNYGAESPVEPQCLTLEINPEVWMNQLAFSRTFVLEEEVAAMRELGYGQRLSAADLLVLGPDGPVDNELRTLDECVRHKMLDCLGDFALLGCDLHGYFSANQSGHALNRELIRQIRLTHQSTESETAWKVA from the coding sequence ATGCGAACTCGCCAACAGAGAACGCTGGCCAGATCAGTACAGTGTCGCGGAGTTGGGATCTTCACAAACTCTGATGTGAAAATTCGCTTTTTCCCCGCACCGGAAAATCATGGAATCCAGTTTGTCCGGACGGATCTGAGTGGATCCAAACCAATCCCGGCTTTGATTGAAAATGCCGTCTTTCGGCAGCGGCGGACTGCGATTGAATTCGAAGACGCTTCCGTCGAAATGATCGAGCATGTCATGGCCGCTCTGGCAGGATTGCAGATCGATAATTGTCGTGTCGAGATCAATGCTCCCGAGGCTCCCTGTTTTGATGGTTCCGCCCTGGAACTGTCAGAGGAGTTTCTGGAAGCGGGAATCGTAGAACAGCCATTCCCCCGGAAAGTGATTTCGATTCAGCAGCCAGTGACCGTAGAGAATGAGGCGGGCAGCTTCATTCAGGCTCGGCCTTTAAACCGGTCCGTCATGGCGATCGGCTACTATCTGAACTATGGCGCAGAGTCGCCGGTTGAACCTCAGTGCCTGACACTGGAAATCAATCCGGAGGTCTGGATGAACCAGTTGGCTTTTTCCCGCACGTTTGTGCTGGAAGAAGAAGTCGCAGCCATGCGTGAGCTGGGCTACGGTCAGCGGTTGAGTGCCGCCGATCTTCTGGTTCTGGGGCCGGATGGTCCCGTTGATAACGAATTAAGGACACTCGACGAATGTGTCCGCCACAAAATGCTGGATTGCCTGGGAGATTTTGCTCTGCTGGGCTGTGACCTGCACGGTTATTTCAGCGCAAATCAGTCGGGGCACGCTCTGAATCGAGAGCTGATTCGGCAGATCAGGTTAACGCATCAATCCACGGAATCCGAAACAGCCTGGAAGGTTGCTTAA
- the lpxA gene encoding acyl-ACP--UDP-N-acetylglucosamine O-acyltransferase, with the protein MATSISNLSYVDPQAEIGEDVTIGPFCFVGPDVKIGNGTVLDSHVSITGHTTIGERNRFFPTSVIGSEPQDAGYHGAPTRLIIGDDNLFREGCTIHRGAEKEDHCTRIGNRNTFLCNSHVAHNCRIFDDVTLVNGVLLGGHVHVHDRAIVSGNTVVHQFCTVGTLAFVSGGARATIDVPPFMICTGSDDFRVRFVNLVGMQRAGISESSIAVIRKAYRLFYRKNKKLDEVREIFSQELEGVMPMALQTLFNHFEGIQGSKAGRGREAAARSAKYVPEENSQDSTRRAA; encoded by the coding sequence ATGGCGACAAGTATCTCAAATCTCTCCTACGTCGATCCCCAGGCAGAAATTGGAGAGGATGTGACAATCGGTCCGTTCTGTTTTGTGGGACCGGATGTCAAAATTGGGAATGGGACTGTACTGGACAGTCATGTTTCCATCACGGGACATACTACAATTGGCGAACGAAATCGTTTTTTCCCGACATCAGTCATTGGCAGCGAGCCACAGGATGCCGGCTATCATGGTGCTCCCACCCGATTGATCATCGGTGACGACAATCTGTTTCGAGAAGGATGCACGATTCATCGGGGCGCCGAAAAAGAAGACCACTGCACACGCATTGGCAATCGAAATACATTCCTGTGTAATTCTCATGTCGCTCACAACTGCCGGATCTTTGATGATGTGACACTCGTCAACGGCGTGCTGCTGGGCGGACATGTGCATGTGCACGACCGGGCGATTGTTTCCGGAAACACGGTCGTCCATCAGTTCTGTACCGTAGGAACGCTGGCCTTCGTCAGCGGCGGTGCCCGGGCCACGATCGACGTGCCTCCCTTTATGATCTGCACGGGTTCAGATGATTTTCGCGTGCGGTTTGTCAACCTGGTTGGCATGCAGCGTGCGGGTATTTCGGAGAGCTCAATTGCAGTCATCCGCAAAGCGTACCGTCTGTTCTATCGCAAGAATAAAAAACTGGACGAAGTCCGCGAAATTTTCAGTCAGGAACTGGAGGGTGTAATGCCTATGGCATTGCAGACTCTGTTTAATCATTTTGAAGGAATTCAGGGGAGTAAAGCGGGACGAGGACGAGAAGCAGCCGCCCGCAGCGCCAAATACGTTCCTGAAGAAAACAGTCAAGATTCAACACGGAGAGCAGCATGA
- a CDS encoding Gfo/Idh/MocA family protein has translation MSSLSVAVVGVGALGRHHARILAGMEGVNLCAVADTNPDQGQAIAEQHGTRWVANYRELFDSVDAVSLAVPTHAHLAIAGEFLSQQIPVLVEKPIACNLAEAEELVQIAEANQTLLQIGHVERFNPATQAAFQRCPQPRFIRSERVSPYTFRSTDIGVIHDLLIHDIDLVLSVVQSPLQSVEAFGISVMGEHEDAVQARLRFQNGCIADLTASRICPVAKRTMQLWGVSGCVTVDFTSREVNSFRPSETLLYGTPPLERARKAGVNLEALKQEVFGTFLKVENPEVSSADALTAELSSFVESIRNNTAPLVGGTQALEAMQVAERVLEAVNAHQWDGSQQGPVGPFIQFPSEQRRMAG, from the coding sequence ATGAGTTCATTGAGCGTGGCCGTCGTCGGGGTCGGAGCATTAGGGCGGCATCACGCCCGGATTTTAGCTGGCATGGAAGGGGTCAATCTGTGTGCAGTCGCCGATACCAATCCTGATCAGGGACAGGCCATTGCCGAACAGCATGGCACCCGCTGGGTGGCGAATTACCGTGAGCTGTTTGATTCCGTGGACGCGGTTTCTCTGGCCGTACCAACCCATGCCCATCTGGCGATCGCTGGTGAATTTCTTTCCCAGCAGATTCCCGTACTGGTCGAAAAACCAATCGCCTGTAACCTGGCAGAAGCAGAAGAACTGGTGCAGATTGCAGAAGCGAATCAGACCCTGCTGCAGATTGGTCATGTCGAGCGTTTCAATCCGGCAACCCAGGCTGCTTTCCAGCGCTGTCCGCAGCCACGCTTCATTCGCAGCGAACGGGTCAGCCCTTACACGTTCCGTTCAACTGATATCGGTGTGATTCACGACCTGTTAATTCATGACATTGACCTGGTACTGTCCGTCGTCCAGTCTCCGCTGCAAAGCGTGGAAGCGTTTGGCATCTCGGTGATGGGCGAACATGAAGACGCCGTTCAGGCGCGGCTGCGATTCCAGAATGGATGTATTGCCGACCTGACTGCCAGCCGGATCTGTCCGGTAGCGAAACGGACCATGCAGCTCTGGGGCGTTTCCGGATGCGTGACCGTTGACTTCACCAGCCGGGAAGTGAATTCCTTTCGGCCTTCCGAAACTCTGCTGTACGGCACTCCTCCGCTGGAGCGAGCCCGGAAAGCAGGCGTAAACCTGGAAGCATTGAAACAGGAAGTCTTCGGAACGTTTCTGAAAGTGGAGAATCCCGAAGTTTCTTCGGCAGATGCTCTGACTGCAGAGCTGAGCAGCTTTGTGGAATCGATCCGCAATAATACAGCGCCCCTGGTAGGGGGAACCCAGGCTCTGGAAGCCATGCAGGTTGCAGAGCGAGTACTGGAAGCGGTCAATGCTCATCAGTGGGATGGCAGCCAGCAGGGACCTGTTGGCCCCTTCATCCAGTTTCCGAGCGAACAACGCCGCATGGCCGGCTAG
- the bcp gene encoding thioredoxin-dependent thiol peroxidase — protein sequence MATDSKVPEVGKRAPAFTLPAYPEGKVRLSEFKGEKNVLLYFYPKDNTPGCTTESCDFRDRVTTFKKNDTVILGISPDSVKSHEKFATKFELPFTLLADEDHAIAEKYGVWVEKSMYGKKYMGIQRATFLINKEGKIAAAWPKVKVNGHAEEVAQALKELD from the coding sequence ATGGCTACCGATAGCAAAGTACCTGAAGTTGGCAAGCGTGCTCCTGCTTTTACTCTCCCCGCTTATCCGGAAGGCAAAGTCCGCCTGAGCGAATTCAAAGGGGAAAAGAACGTACTGCTGTACTTCTACCCCAAAGACAATACCCCCGGCTGCACCACTGAATCCTGTGACTTCCGGGATCGGGTTACTACCTTCAAGAAAAATGACACCGTCATTCTGGGTATCAGCCCCGACTCGGTTAAGTCTCACGAAAAATTCGCGACCAAGTTCGAACTACCTTTCACCCTGCTCGCAGACGAAGACCATGCCATCGCTGAGAAGTATGGTGTGTGGGTAGAAAAGAGTATGTACGGTAAGAAGTACATGGGGATCCAGCGTGCGACCTTCCTGATCAACAAGGAAGGCAAGATTGCCGCAGCCTGGCCCAAAGTGAAAGTCAACGGACACGCCGAAGAGGTCGCCCAGGCATTAAAAGAGCTTGACTGA